The genomic region GCCTGGCCCGCAGTCCTGCCGGGCGTCGGTCCGGCGGCGAGCATGGAGGATGCCATGGCTGCCCCGGGCCCCGTCCCGGGTCACCGGTGACCGCCCGGCCATCCTGGCCCCGCGGCGGTCACGCGCAATGCCACGCCGGCCTCGTGCCGTTTCGCGGGAGATCGTCGTCCGCGGAGTCCGGTGGTCCCGCGGAGCCCCGTTGTTCCACGGAGTCCGGTGGTTCCGCGGAACCCGTTCGTTCCGCGGAGCCCAGTCGTCCGCCGGCCGGTTGATCTGCGCGGCTGTCCTTCTCCCGGTGTCCCGCGACAGCAACGTCCTGTCGAGGTACCTCATTCGGGAGCATCCTGCGTTGTCCAGCCACATCTCGTCCGACCACATCTCGTCCTCGTGGTATGCGGACTTCTTCACCGACCTTCCCAACGAGTTCTGGCGGCGCGCCGCCACCCCGGAATGGACCGAGGCCGACGTCGACTTCGTCGAGGCCCGGCTCGGCCTGCCACACGGTTCGCGGATCCTGGACGTCCCGTGCGGCAGCGGCCGGCACAGCCTCGCCCTTGCGGCGCGCGGCCACCGGGTGACCGGGGTCGACCTGTCCACGGAGGCCATCGCCCACGCCCGGCGTGCGGCGCGGGTCGCCGGGCAGGCCGTGGCGTTCGAGCACGGCGACATGCGTGACCTCGGCCGGTTCGGCGTCTTCGACGCCGCGGTCTGCCTGGGCAACAGCTTCGGCTACCTGGACCTGGCCGGCACGCGGGCCTTCACCGCGGCGCTCGGCCGGGCCGTCCGCCCGGGCGGCGGGCTGGTGGTCGACTTCGGCGCGACGGCCGAGTCGATCCTGCCCGGCTTCGCCGGAACGCCGCGCACCATGCGGACCGGCGACATCACCGTGGAGACGACCACCGAGTACGACGTCGCGGCGAGCTGCCTGATCAGCCGCTACCGCTTCAGCCAGGGGGCGCGGCGGCTCGCCGCCACCGCGCTGCACCACGTCTACACCAGCGCCCATCTGGGTGACCTGCTGACGGACGCCGGGTTCACCGACATTCGGCGCTACGCCGGCCCGGACGGCACGCCCTACACCCTGGGCGCCGGCCGCCTCCTGCTCACAGCCCGGCGCGAGACGGGGTGACGCCGATCGTCCCGGTGGTCGCCGCGGTCGGGGCCGTATAGCAGTCGGGGCCGTATAGCGATGGGGAAATGCTGGAGGTTGGTGACGCTCCGACGGGCTTGCCGTGGTCATCAGCCTCCGGTAACTCCCCGCGCTTCGGCGATCTCGTCGCAGCGGGCAGGACGGGCGGCGGCACAAGGCGCGCCGCGAGACCGTTGCAGTAGGTTAAAGATTGCTGAGATACAACTATCCGGGGGTGTGGTCGGGCCCAGGCGCCGCACAGTCGTCGGAGCCGGCCACTCCGCTCGCTGGGAGCTGCTGATGTCCGACCTGACCCGAGGACGGCGCCTACTCGTCCTGGCGATCTGCTGCATGAGCCTGTTCATCGTCGGGCTCGACAACACGATCGTGAACGTCGCCCTGCCGTCGTTGCGCCGTGACCTGCACGCCTCCGCCTCCGGCCTGCAGTGGACGATCGACGCCTACACCCTTGTGCTGGCCAGCCTGCTCATGCTCGGCGGGTCGACGGGCGACCGGCTCGGCCGTCGCCGGGTCTTCCAGACCGGGCTGGTGCTGTTCACCCTCGGGTCGCTGCTGTGCAGCCTCGCGCCGAGCCTGACCTGGCTGATCGTCTTCCGGATGGTGCAGGCGGTCGGCGGGTCGATGCTCAACCCGGTCGCCATGTCCATCATCAGCAACACCTTCACCGACTCGCGGGAACGAGCCCGGGCGATCGGGGTGTGGGGCGCGGTGATCGGCGTCAGCATGGCGCTGGGGCCGGTGCTCGGCGGGACGCTCGTCGAGTCGGTGAGCTGGCGAGCGATCTTCTGGGTGAACGTCCCCGTCGGCGTCGCGGCGCTGGTGCTCGCGGGTCTGTTCGTCCCGGAGTCGCGCGCGGCGCGGGCCCGCCGGTTCGACCCGGTGGGGCAGGCCCTGGTGATCGTCATCCTGGCCTCGCTCACCTACGGGATCATCGAGGCTCCGTCGGCGGGCTGGCTCGCCGCCCGGACGCTGGCGCTGTTCGCGGTGTCGGCGCTGGCGGCGGCCGTGCTCGTCCGCTACGAGGGCCGCCGTGCCCAGCCGTTGCTGGACGTCCGCTTCTTCCGGGCGGCGCCGTTCGCCGGGGCGACCGGCATCGCCGTGTTCGCCTTCGCCGCGCTGGCCGGCTTCCTGTTCCTCAACACGCTGTACCTGCAGGAGGTCCGCGGCTACTCGCCGTTGCTCGCCGGGATCACCACCCTGCCGATGGCCGGGATGACGGTGGTGTCCGCGCCGATCGCCGGGCGGCTCGTGGCCAGCCGCGGGGCCCGCACCCCGCTGCTCATCGCGGGCGTGACGATGACCGCGGGCAGCGTGATGCTGACCGCGCTGGGTGTGAGCACCTCGATACTCTGGCTCGTGTCGGCCTATGTGCTCGTCGGGCTAGGATTCGGCATGGTCAACGCGCCGATCACCAACACGGCCGTGACCGGCATGCCGCAGTCCCAGGCCGGGGTGGCCGCCGGCATCGCCTCGACGAGCCGTCAGGTCGGGCAGTCCCTCGGCGTCGCGGTCATCGGGTCGCTCGCCGCGGCGCACGTC from Frankia alni ACN14a harbors:
- a CDS encoding SAM-dependent methyltransferase, giving the protein MSRDSNVLSRYLIREHPALSSHISSDHISSSWYADFFTDLPNEFWRRAATPEWTEADVDFVEARLGLPHGSRILDVPCGSGRHSLALAARGHRVTGVDLSTEAIAHARRAARVAGQAVAFEHGDMRDLGRFGVFDAAVCLGNSFGYLDLAGTRAFTAALGRAVRPGGGLVVDFGATAESILPGFAGTPRTMRTGDITVETTTEYDVAASCLISRYRFSQGARRLAATALHHVYTSAHLGDLLTDAGFTDIRRYAGPDGTPYTLGAGRLLLTARRETG
- a CDS encoding MFS transporter → MSDLTRGRRLLVLAICCMSLFIVGLDNTIVNVALPSLRRDLHASASGLQWTIDAYTLVLASLLMLGGSTGDRLGRRRVFQTGLVLFTLGSLLCSLAPSLTWLIVFRMVQAVGGSMLNPVAMSIISNTFTDSRERARAIGVWGAVIGVSMALGPVLGGTLVESVSWRAIFWVNVPVGVAALVLAGLFVPESRAARARRFDPVGQALVIVILASLTYGIIEAPSAGWLAARTLALFAVSALAAAVLVRYEGRRAQPLLDVRFFRAAPFAGATGIAVFAFAALAGFLFLNTLYLQEVRGYSPLLAGITTLPMAGMTVVSAPIAGRLVASRGARTPLLIAGVTMTAGSVMLTALGVSTSILWLVSAYVLVGLGFGMVNAPITNTAVTGMPQSQAGVAAGIASTSRQVGQSLGVAVIGSLAAAHVAGRGGVVDPTSAVGWWTIVLCGAGVLLLGAASTGTWARGTAQRTAARLAADAAPGATAVASGIAATAATAGRATATADADADRTPEARDAASAGRLEDGRPAAGGARLGGGEGGGRHRRPVRPVAAGMVAGDDDRASRPVWRQSAFRRRSRAGRVGVAARSRSHGSSGQDGHDEFAPTR